The following proteins are encoded in a genomic region of Zea mays cultivar B73 chromosome 9, Zm-B73-REFERENCE-NAM-5.0, whole genome shotgun sequence:
- the LOC103639342 gene encoding uncharacterized protein has translation MGFIQGRTSKQTSRVKTLLWLALSRLAAARRPRLARKSISRSDVGQLLALGHIDRALHRAEQLIEEDNMLEAFNIIELHCNRLIECAKQLDKPHECGDDIREAAAGIMFAAGRCGDLPELTFARTILTNKFGGEFAEMAKEGAGVVDPMLVWKLTSNKGDMELKKKVVKEVAAENNVLVDFSELQEVEHGGSGNVPHHHNVSHEGIYQTDMDGTSEPSHDEDPCDTSNSDGASNGHPKQENTRTSVHTRR, from the exons ATGGGTTTCATCCAAGGAAGGACCTCCAAGCAGACGAGCAGGGTTAAGACCCTTCTATGGCTTGCCTTGTCCCGCCTTGCCGCTGCCCGCCGTCCCCGCCTCGCTCGCAAGTCGATTTCCCGCAGCGATGTTGGACAGCTACTAGCACTCGGACACATTGATCGTGCTCTCCACCGT GCAGAGCAGCTCATAGAGGAGGACAACATGCTGGAGGCGTTCAACATAATAGAGCTACACTGCAATCGCCTCATTGAGTGCGCAAAGCAGCTAGACAAGCCCCA TGAATGTGGTGATGACATTCGGGAGGCAGCCGCCGGGATCATGTTTGCAGCTGGGAGGTGCGGCGACCTGCCGGAGCTGACGTTTGCACGAACCATACTGACAAACAAGTTTGGAGGCGAGTTCGCAGAGATGGCTAAGGAGGGCGCTGGCGTCGTCGACCCCATG TTGGTATGGAAGCTAACTAGCAACAAAGGAGACATGGAGCTCAAGAAAAAGGTGGTGAAAGAGGTTGCTGCTGAGAACAATGTGCTAGTGGACTTCTCTGAGCTCCAAGAGGTTGAGCATGGCGGCAGCGGCAACGTTCCGCACCATCATAATGTCAGCCATGAAGGCATATACCAAACTGACATGGATGGAACTTCAGAGCCATCGCACGACGAGGATCCATGTGATACTTCCAACTCTGATGGAGCAAGCAATGGGCATCCGAAACAAGAGAACACAAGAACTTCGGTGCACACAAGAAGATGA